One segment of Urocitellus parryii isolate mUroPar1 chromosome 5, mUroPar1.hap1, whole genome shotgun sequence DNA contains the following:
- the Paox gene encoding peroxisomal N(1)-acetyl-spermine/spermidine oxidase isoform X2 — MASGGDGAEASGGRRVLVVGGGIAGLGAAQRLCRHPAAQHLRVLEATARAGGRIRSERRFGGVVEVGAHWIHGPSQGNPVFQLAAEYGLLGEKELSKENQLVETGGHVGLPSVCCTSSGARVSLELVAEMASLFYGLIDQTREFLHATETPVPSVGEYLKKEISQQVTGWTENEETRKLKLAILNTFFHVECCLSGTHSMDLVALAPFGEYTVLPGLDCTFSGGYQELTNCIMASLPKDVMIFNRPVKTIHWNGSFREGTFPGETFPVLVECEDGSRLPAHHVIVTVPLGFLKEQQNTFFDPPLPAEKAEAIRKIGFGTNNKIFLEFEEPFWEPDCQLIQVVWEDTSPLQDTAPSMQDAWFKKLIGFLVLPPFGSVHVLCGFIAGLESEFMETLSDEEVLLSLTQVLRRVTGNPQLPAPKSVLRSCWHSAPYTRGSYSYVAVGSTGDDIDLLAQPLPVDDSSTQLQILFAGEATHRTFYSTTHGALLSGWREADRLIGLWDLQSQQPRPRL; from the exons ATGGCGTCAGGCGGCGATGGCGCGGAGGCCTCGGGCGGCCGGCGGGTGCTGGTGGTGGGCGGCGGCATCGCGGGGCTCGGGGCGGCGCAGAGGCTCTGCCGCCACCCTGCCGCCCAGCATCTGCGGGTCCTGGAAGCCACGGCCCGCGCCGGGGGTCGCATCCGCTCGGAACGCCGCTTCG GTGGCGTGGTGGAGGTGGGTGCACACTGGATCCATGGGCCCTCCCAGGGCAACCCTGTCTTCCAGCTGGCTGCTGAGTATGGTCTCCTAGGGGAGAAGGAGTTGTCCAAGGAGAACCAGCTGGTGGAGACAGGTGGGCATGTGGGCCTGCCTTCTGTGTGCTGTACTAGCTCCGGGGCACGTGTGAGCCTTGAGCTGGTGGCAGAGATGGCCAGTCTGTTTTATGGGCTGATAGACCAGACCCGGGAGTTCCTTCATGCAACTGAGACCCCAGTGCCCAGCGTTGGGGAGTACCTCAAGAAGGAGATCAGCCAGCAGGTAACCGGCTGGACAGAGAATGAGGAGACCAGGAAGCTCAAGTTGGCCATCCTGAACACCTTCTTCCACGTGGAGTGCTGCTTGAGTGGCACCCATAGCATGGACCTGGTGGCCCTTGCGCCCTTTGGAGAGTACACCGTGCTGCCAGGGCTGGATTGCACCTTCTCTGG GGGCTACCAGGAACTTACCAACTGCATCATGGCCTCCTTGCCGAAGGACGTGATGATTTTCAACAGGCCTGTGAAGACTATTCACTGGAACGGATCCTTCCGGGAGGGCACATTTCCTGGGGAGACCTTTCCTGTGTTGGTGGAGTGTGAGGATGGCAGCCGCCTTCCAGCACATCACGTCATTGTCACCGTTCCCTTAG GTTTTCTCAAAGAACAACAGAATACCTTCTTTGATCCTCCACTGCCTGCTGAGAAAGCAGAAGCAATCAGGAAAATAGGCTTTGGGACCAACAACAAAATCTTCCTGGAGTTTGAGGAGCCCTTCTGGGAGCCCGACTGCCAGCTCATCCAGGTGGTATGGGAGGACACATCACCCCTTCAGGACACAGCTCCCTCAATGCAGGATGCTTGGTTCAAGAAGCTCATTGGCTTCTTGGTCCTGCCACCCTTCGG GTCTGTGCACGTGCTCTGCGGCTTCATTGCAGGCTTGGAGTCTGAGTTTATGGAGACTCTGTCTGATGAAGAAGTACTTCTCTCTCTAACCCAAGTGCTCCGGAGAGTGACAG GAAACCCACAGCTGCCTGCGCCTAAGAGTGTGCTGAGGTCTTGCTGGCACAGTGCCCCATACACCCGGGGTTCCTACAGCTACGTGGCCGTGGGCAGCACTGGAGATGACATAGACCTGCTGGCCCAGCCTCTCCCTGTGGATGACTCCAGCACCCAG CTCCAGATCCTGTTTGCAGGGGAAGCCACACATCGGACGTTTTACTCTACAACGCATGGGGCCCTGCTGTCTGGCTGGAGGGAGGCTGACCGCCTCATTGGTCTGTGGgacctgcagtcccagcagccCCGGCCCCGGCTCTGA
- the Paox gene encoding peroxisomal N(1)-acetyl-spermine/spermidine oxidase isoform X1 encodes MASGGDGAEASGGRRVLVVGGGIAGLGAAQRLCRHPAAQHLRVLEATARAGGRIRSERRFGGVVEVGAHWIHGPSQGNPVFQLAAEYGLLGEKELSKENQLVETGGHVGLPSVCCTSSGARVSLELVAEMASLFYGLIDQTREFLHATETPVPSVGEYLKKEISQQVTGWTENEETRKLKLAILNTFFHVECCLSGTHSMDLVALAPFGEYTVLPGLDCTFSGGYQELTNCIMASLPKDVMIFNRPVKTIHWNGSFREGTFPGETFPVLVECEDGSRLPAHHVIVTVPLGFLKEQQNTFFDPPLPAEKAEAIRKIGFGTNNKIFLEFEEPFWEPDCQLIQVVWEDTSPLQDTAPSMQDAWFKKLIGFLVLPPFGRSVHVLCGFIAGLESEFMETLSDEEVLLSLTQVLRRVTGNPQLPAPKSVLRSCWHSAPYTRGSYSYVAVGSTGDDIDLLAQPLPVDDSSTQLQILFAGEATHRTFYSTTHGALLSGWREADRLIGLWDLQSQQPRPRL; translated from the exons ATGGCGTCAGGCGGCGATGGCGCGGAGGCCTCGGGCGGCCGGCGGGTGCTGGTGGTGGGCGGCGGCATCGCGGGGCTCGGGGCGGCGCAGAGGCTCTGCCGCCACCCTGCCGCCCAGCATCTGCGGGTCCTGGAAGCCACGGCCCGCGCCGGGGGTCGCATCCGCTCGGAACGCCGCTTCG GTGGCGTGGTGGAGGTGGGTGCACACTGGATCCATGGGCCCTCCCAGGGCAACCCTGTCTTCCAGCTGGCTGCTGAGTATGGTCTCCTAGGGGAGAAGGAGTTGTCCAAGGAGAACCAGCTGGTGGAGACAGGTGGGCATGTGGGCCTGCCTTCTGTGTGCTGTACTAGCTCCGGGGCACGTGTGAGCCTTGAGCTGGTGGCAGAGATGGCCAGTCTGTTTTATGGGCTGATAGACCAGACCCGGGAGTTCCTTCATGCAACTGAGACCCCAGTGCCCAGCGTTGGGGAGTACCTCAAGAAGGAGATCAGCCAGCAGGTAACCGGCTGGACAGAGAATGAGGAGACCAGGAAGCTCAAGTTGGCCATCCTGAACACCTTCTTCCACGTGGAGTGCTGCTTGAGTGGCACCCATAGCATGGACCTGGTGGCCCTTGCGCCCTTTGGAGAGTACACCGTGCTGCCAGGGCTGGATTGCACCTTCTCTGG GGGCTACCAGGAACTTACCAACTGCATCATGGCCTCCTTGCCGAAGGACGTGATGATTTTCAACAGGCCTGTGAAGACTATTCACTGGAACGGATCCTTCCGGGAGGGCACATTTCCTGGGGAGACCTTTCCTGTGTTGGTGGAGTGTGAGGATGGCAGCCGCCTTCCAGCACATCACGTCATTGTCACCGTTCCCTTAG GTTTTCTCAAAGAACAACAGAATACCTTCTTTGATCCTCCACTGCCTGCTGAGAAAGCAGAAGCAATCAGGAAAATAGGCTTTGGGACCAACAACAAAATCTTCCTGGAGTTTGAGGAGCCCTTCTGGGAGCCCGACTGCCAGCTCATCCAGGTGGTATGGGAGGACACATCACCCCTTCAGGACACAGCTCCCTCAATGCAGGATGCTTGGTTCAAGAAGCTCATTGGCTTCTTGGTCCTGCCACCCTTCGG CAGGTCTGTGCACGTGCTCTGCGGCTTCATTGCAGGCTTGGAGTCTGAGTTTATGGAGACTCTGTCTGATGAAGAAGTACTTCTCTCTCTAACCCAAGTGCTCCGGAGAGTGACAG GAAACCCACAGCTGCCTGCGCCTAAGAGTGTGCTGAGGTCTTGCTGGCACAGTGCCCCATACACCCGGGGTTCCTACAGCTACGTGGCCGTGGGCAGCACTGGAGATGACATAGACCTGCTGGCCCAGCCTCTCCCTGTGGATGACTCCAGCACCCAG CTCCAGATCCTGTTTGCAGGGGAAGCCACACATCGGACGTTTTACTCTACAACGCATGGGGCCCTGCTGTCTGGCTGGAGGGAGGCTGACCGCCTCATTGGTCTGTGGgacctgcagtcccagcagccCCGGCCCCGGCTCTGA
- the Mtg1 gene encoding mitochondrial ribosome-associated GTPase 1 → MRLSAVALRAAGAAWRECFPLQGRDVARWFPGHMAKGLKKMQSSLKLVDCVIEVHDARIPLSGRNPLFQETLGLKPHLLVLNKMDLADLTEQRKIQQHLAGEGLKHVIFTNCIKDENIKQIIPKVIELVGSSYRYHRSENLEYCILVVGVPNVGKSSLINSLRRQHLRTGKAARVGGEPGITRAVMSRVQVCERPLIFLMDTPGVLAPRIGSVETGLKLALCGTVLDHLVGEETMADYLLYTLNRHQLFGYVQHYGLDGASDDIEHVLKRVAMRLRKTRKVKVLTGTGDVNVVQPNYSAAAHDFLRTFRSGLFGRVMLDRDVLQDCPPANTDSAPAAWQMTSRTSCGQSV, encoded by the exons ATGCGGCTGTCCGCGGTCGCGCTGCGAGCCGCCGGAGCCGCCTGGCGCGAGTGCTTCCCCCTGCAGGGCCGCGACGTGGCCCGCTGGTTCCCGGGCCACATGGCCAAGG GGCTGAAGAAGATGCAGAGCAGTCTGAAACTGGTGGACTGTGTCATCGAGGTCCATGACGCCCGG ATCCCACTTTCAGGTCGCAACCCTCTGTTTCAGGAGACCCTTGGACTAAAGCCTCACTTGCTGGTCCTCAATAAGATGGACTTGGCAGACCTCACAGAGCAGCGG AAAATTCAGCAGCACTTAGCAGGAGAAGGCCTAAAACATGTCATTTTTACAAACTGCATAAAGGATGAGAACATCAAGCAG ATAATCCCAAAGGTCATAGAACTGGTTGGGAGCAGCTACCGCTACCACCGATCAGAG AACCTGGAGTACTGCATCCTGGTGGTTGGCGTTCCCAACGTGGGCAAGTCCTCCCTCATCAACTCCCTGAGGAGACAGCACCTCAGGACCG GAAAAGCTGCCAGGGTGGGTGGTGAGCCTGGGATCACCAGAGCTGTGATGTCCAGAGTCCAG GTGTGTGAGCGGCCTCTGATATTCCTGATGGACACCCCTGGGGTGCTAGCTCCTCGGATTGGAAGTGTGGAGACGGGCCTGAAGCTGGCCCTGTGTG GAACCGTGCTGGACCACCTGGTCGGGGAGGAGACCATGGCCGACTACCTCCTCTACACTCTTAACCGACACCAGCTGTTTGG GTACGTGCAGCACTATGGCCTGGACGGCGCCTCTGACGACATTGAGCATGTGCTGAAGAGAGTGGCCATGCGGCTGCGGAAGACCCGGAAGGTGAAAGTGCTTACAGGCACCG GGGATGTGAATGTTGTCCAGCCCAATTACTCTGCGGCAGCCCACGACTTCCTCCGGACCTTCCGCAGTGGGCTGTTTGGCCGGGTGATGCTGGACCGTGATGTTCTGCAGGACTGCCCCCCTGCCAACACAGACTCGGCACCTGCTGCGTGGCAGATGACTTCCCGGACCTCATGTGGACAGAGCGTTTGA
- the Sprn gene encoding shadow of prion protein: MKMNWTAATCWALLLAAAFLCDSGAAKGGRGGARGSARGGLRGGARGASRVRVRPAPRYSGAGSTLRVAAAGAAAGAAAGAAASLAGGPGWRRATGPKEGGREDDEDWAPGGNGTGRGEYSYWTWTSGAESTHHLCLCLLLGGALGALGTLGLLQP; encoded by the coding sequence ATGAAGATGAACTGGACAGCTGCAACTTGCTGGGCTCTGCTACTGGCTGCAGCTTTCCTCTGCGACAGCGGTGCAGCCAAAGGTGGCCGTGGAGGAGCCCGGGGCAGCGCCCGGGGAGGCCTGCGCGGTGGAGCACGTGGGGCCTCCAGGGTGCGTGTGAGGCCTGCGCCCCGCTACAGCGGAGCCGGCTCAACTCTGCGCGTGGCAGCAGCAGGGGCTGCAGCAGGGGCTGCAGCAGGGGCAGCTGCCAGCTTGGCTGGGGGCCCAGGCTGGAGAAGGGCCACAGGGCCAAAGGAGGGTGGCCGGGAGGACGACGAGGACTGGGCACCCGGCGGCAACGGGACAGGCAGGGGTGAATACAGCTACTGGACCTGGACTTCTGGTGCAGAGTCCACCCACCACCTGTGCCTCTGCCTGCTGCTGGGTGGTGCCCTTGGAGCCCTGGGCACCCTGGGGCTGCTCCAGCCCTAG
- the LOC113176854 gene encoding olfactory receptor 226-like yields the protein MSNPNNTWVAEFILLGFPELHHLQGLLFGSFLTIYVMTVLENLVIVGTIRASHQLHTPMYFFLANLSVLETFYTTVTVPKLLVSLLAGVGIISFSGCLTQLFLFLSLGSSECFLLSTMACDRYLAICHPLHYPALMGWRLCLYLALSAWLGGFLASFVSITLISRLRFCGPNVLNHFFCDISPLLQLSCSDTTTIETLDFVAALAVLATSLLVTVVSYAHILATVLRIPGRGSRQKAFSTCASHLVVVVIFYTTTIFMYARPHAISSFNLNKLVSVVYSVVTPLLNPIIYCLRNRDIREALTKLLHVPDPS from the coding sequence ATGAGCAACCCCAACAACACCTGGGTAGCAGAATTCATCTTGCTGGGCTTCCCTGAGCTGCACCACCTGCAAGGATTGCTGTTTGGGTCATTCCTTACCATCTATGTGATGACAGTCCTGGAGAACCTGGTCATCGTGGGCACCATCAGGGCCAGCCACCAACTGCACACACCTATGTACTTTTTCCTGGCCAACCTGTCAGTGCTGGAGACTTTCTACACCACAGTCACCGTCCCCAAGCTGCTGGTCAGCCTCCTGGCAGGAGTAGGGATCATCTCCTTCTCCGGCTGCCTCACCCAGCTGTTCCTCTTCCTTTCACTAGGCTCCTCTGAGTGCTTCCTTCTGTCTACCATGGCCTGTGACAGGTACCTGGCCATCTGCCACCCACTACACTACCCAGCCCTCATGGGCTGGAGGCTCTGCCTGTACCTGGCGCTCAGTGCCTGGCTTGGTGGCTTCCTGGCCTCCTTTGTGTCCATAACTCTCATCTCCCGCCTCAGATTTTGTGGCCCCAATGTCCTCAATCACTTCTTTTGTGACATCTCACCCCTGCTGCAGCTGTCCTGTTCAGATACCACCACCATCGAAACACTGGACTTTGTGGCAGCCCTGGCTGTGCTTGCCACCTCCCTGCTGGTGACTGTGGTCTCCTATGCCCACATCCTGGCCACAGTGCTAAGGATTCCAGGGAGAGGCAGCCGCCAGAAGGCTTTCTCCACCTGCGCCTCACATCTGGTGGTGGTTGTCATCTTCTACACCACCACCATCTTCATGTACGCCCGGCCTCACGCCATCAGCTCCTTCAACCTCAACAAGTTGGTGTCTGTGGTCTACTCGGTTGTCACTCCCCTGCTCAACCCCATAATCTACTGCCTGCGAAACCGTGACATTAGGGAGGCCCTGACCAAACTCCTCCACGTCCCTGACCCCTCCTGA